GGATAACGGtggatcgggcggatgacgtgtcgaaaaattaagattttagttacattcgggcgggttgcggttgaagcactcagataaaaaaaagcaacattttaatagccaaaACACTGCGGATGGCGGcaggttcggttttgaaaattgataaaaaatcgTTCGTGCGAGTGGATGGCGGGCGGATGGTGATTTGAAGAAGCGGTttcggatggaaaaatgagctaTCTGCGCATCTCTAACGGCCaggggtcacgtgatcagcgctgagggaaaaagtagggagctgCGAGTCCGAATCCCAACGGATTCAGGCTCTATGAAGTCCACTATGTAGTCCAGCTCTGTAGGGACTGAGGGGTGAGGACAGagtgtggacattcggacactgccccccccccccccccccccccccccaatttaaACTTGATGTCGCAGTCGAGTGGCTCTGCACCGTCGTCATGGCGATGCTCTGTCACTCAGCGTCCCTGCTGTTTCGGGGACGTGGGACGCCGTGGCAGTGTGTCTCCAGGACATTGTCCTTTCAGTCAGTTGGAtttcacagcagagcagcgacgGACGAGACGGACGAGCCGGGAGGGACAGCGCTGGTCGCTCTGGACGACCCGGAACAACGTCAGTGCCTGTTCACCGGCCAGCCTGTTCACCGGCCAAACTGAGCACCCGTCGCTCTGTTCACCCCCCAGACTGTTCACCCCCCAGACTGTTCACCCCCCAGACTGTTCACCCTCCAGACTGTTCACCCTCCAGACTGTTCACCCCCCAGACTGTTCACCCTCCAGACTGTTCACCCTCCAGACTGTTCACCCCCCAGACTGTTCACTCTCCAGACTGTTCACCCTCCAGACTGTTCACCCCCCAGACTGTTCACTCTCCAGACTGTTCACCCTCCAGACTGTTCACCCCCCAGACTGTTCACCCCCCAGACTGTTCACCCCCCAGACTGTTCACCCTCCAGACTGTTCACCCTCCAGACTGTTCACTCTCCAGACTGTTCACTCTCCAGACTGTTCACCCTCCAGACTGTTCACCCTCCAGACTGTTCACCCTCCAGACTGTTCACTCTCCAGACTGTTCACCCTCCAGACTGTTCACTCTCCAGACTGTTCACTCTCCAGACTGTTCACCCTCCAGACTGTTCACTCTCCAGACTGTTCACTCTCCAGACTGTTCACTCTCCAGACTGTTCACTCTCCAGACTGTTCACTCTCCAGACTGTTCACCCTCCAGACTGTTCACCCTCCAGACTGTTCACCCTCCAGACTGTTCACTCTCCAGACTGTTCACTCTCCAGACTGTTCACCCTCCAGACTGTTCACTCTCCAGACTGTTCACTCTCCAGACTGTTCACCCTCCAGACTGTTCACTCTCCAGACTGTTCACTCTCCAGACTGTTCACCCTCCAGACTGTTCACCCTCCAGACTGTTCACCCTCCAGACTGTTCACTCTCCAGACTGTTCACCCTCCAGACTGTTCACTCTCCAGACTGTTCACTCTCCAGACTGTTCACTCCAGACTCTTCCCcctccagac
The DNA window shown above is from Salarias fasciatus chromosome 20, fSalaFa1.1, whole genome shotgun sequence and carries:
- the LOC115408320 gene encoding mucin-2-like, translated to MTSDPFHSVGFHSRAATDETDEPGGTALVALDDPEQPPVALFTPQTVHPPDCSPPRLFTLQTVHPPDCSPPRLFTLQTVHPPDCSPPRLFTLQTVHPPDCSPPRLFTLQTVHPPDCSPPRLFTPQTVHPPDCSPSRLFTLQTVHSPDCSLSRLFTLQTVHPPDCSPSRLFTLQTVHPPDCSLSRLFTLQTVHPPDCSLSRLFTLQTVHSPDCSLSRLFTLQTVHPPDCSPSRLFTLQTVHSPDCSLSRLFTLQTVHSPDCSLSRLFTLQTVHSPDCSLSRLFTLQTVHPPDCSPSRLFTLQTVHPPDCSLSRLFTLQTVHSRLFPLQTPDSSPSRLQALPPPGSSPSRLFPLQALPPPDSRLFPLQALPPPDSSPSRLFPLQIPGSSPSRLFPLQALPPPEDRLFWFWSVILYRGRFQPGPVPACQSQVLET